The Triticum urartu cultivar G1812 chromosome 6, Tu2.1, whole genome shotgun sequence genome includes the window TGCACGTATGATAAGACTATCATTTCTGTGTTAAAAAAGGGAAACGTTTCAGAACGGCGCGCCGGCCGAACGATTCGGCCGGTCGCTCGCCCACGCGGACGCCACGCAGCACAAGGGCCCGCACACAATCGTCTTTCCCCTATCCTCTCCTCCACACACATCTCATCCGCGCACGCTTTGTCTCTGGATTTCTCTTCCCCATCTCCATCTCCGCGGACTTCTCTGTCTTTCTCCTTGTCCTGCCTCCGGCGAGCGTCGTGGCTTCTCTGGCGAGAATAATAAGGCACAGCGGGGACAAAGGAGGTAGCACGCTGGGGAGCTGAAATCGGTGGATGGAAAAGCTACATCCGGCTACGCGTGAGCTGCAATTTCTCTCCCCTGTCTCTATCTCCGCGGACCTCTCTGCCTCTCTCCTCGTCCTGCCTTCGGCGAGGGCCgcggcttctccgacgaggacAACACGGGAGGACGGGGGCAAAGGAGGAAGCACGCCGGGAAGCTGAAAACGGTGGACAGAAAAGCTACAACCGTCCACCAATAAAGCTACAACCATCCACCAAAAAGCTACAACCGACCACACCAGATGCTGGAGCCGGCCAGGGTTGGAGCTACAACCAGCAACTTTTGTACAACCGACCACACCAGATGCTGGAACCGGACATCTTTTTTGCTACAATCGGTGTGAGCAACGATGGTGGCAGCTATTTTTGCTGGAACGGGCATCTAGATTTGCTGGAACCAGTGATCAATTTTGCTACATCCGTGATGGGTGGGGGCGCGAAGGCGAGCTGCGACCGGCGGCCACAGGAAAAAGCTACAGCAGTATTCTAGAGCTACAATGGCGATGCACGGGAGCTGCAACTGTGGTTTTGTTTTGCTACTACGGGCGACCAATTTGCTGCATCGGTGACAGCGAGACGACATGGCCGCCGGCATGGCGTGCCGCAACCAGGCAAGGGGAGCTGCAAACCATGGCCACAAAGCTGGAACCGCAGCCTAGCGGAGTTGCAACGGCGGTCCAGTGGAGCTGCAAGGCGACCCCCCTGCGGCTGGGATGTTGCAGCCGTTGTCCGGCGAGCTGGAACCGCGGTGCAGTGGAGCTGCAAAGGGAGGGGGCGACCTCTTGATTTTTGGGATGATGCACCCGTGGACCGGCGGAGCGAGATCGGTGCTGGAACCAGTCCGATGGAGCGCCGGCGACGCTACTTCCCAGAGTTGCGGTGGTCACCACCGGTAGTGCGGGAACTTTCCATCAAGGATGCTGGAAACGCCCGGCGAAAAAGCTGCAACCAGTCGAGGGTGACAGGAGCGCGGCGCCACGGGCGCAAGGGCAAGCGCGGAGTCATGGCTAGTCAGCAAGGGGAGGAAGCGGGAGACCTGGGGGAGCTGTcgagaagaagaagacgagcgtACGAGAAGACGAGGGGAGGAATCATGCGGTGTAGATGCGCGCATCGTGCGGCTAGGGGCTGACCGGCCGAACGATTCGGCCGGCGCACCGGCGCGTGTGCCTATTGTTGCCCTGAAAAAAGACTATCATTTCTCAGATTGTCGATCCAATGGGCCTGGAAATTTTGAAACGCCACCAAATAGACGAACGTGAAACGGGCACTCCGAGAAGGAAAAATAAATAGAAATCCActcaaaaaaagagaaagaaataggAATGGAAATTTTTAAATGGTAATAACGCTATCACAGCACACGTTCCAAATTTGATCGCgccagaaatatgcgaaatttaAACGCCGTAGCTGTAGCCAACCCTTGCCCGCGACGGATCCACCCTAAACTTGGACGTGTCTCCCTTAAATCTCGCGTCCTCCTCTCCGCAACCCACACCGACCAACCAGCCTCGCTCCGCTCGTTGCCATTGTTTCTCCCATGATAGTCTGGGCGTCCTGATATATCTCCTGCCCGATGTCGGCGATAGTGGGGCACGACGACGGCTCGCCGCCGTCCCCGCTCCACCTGCTGGAGGTCACGGTCATCTCCGCGCAGGACCTGCACCGGCGCCACCGGCTCAGCCACCGGGTGCGCGCGTACGCCGTGGCGTGGATCGACGGCACGCGGAAGCTGCGCACGGAGGTCGACCTCGCCGGCGGGGCCGACCCGACGTGGAACGACCGGTTCCTCTTCCGCGTGGACGCCGGGTTCCTCAAGTCGGAgaccgccgccgtcgtcgtcgagGTGCGCGCGACCCGGAGGTTTGGCTCTGATGTTGTCCTTGGACGCACGGGGATCGTGGTGAGCACCTTCGTGCGCGTGCACTCGTCCAGGCTCACTGCTGCTCCTGCGGTGGCGGTGGCGCCCACCGGCCGGCAGGTGGCGGCGCTGCAGCTCAGGCGCCCGCGGTCGCTCCGGCCGCAGGGCGTGCTCAACGTGGCGGTGACGCTGCTGGGCGCCGCCCAGGCGCGCGCCGTGGCGCCCATCTACCACATGCCGGGGTCGCCGGACGCGTTCGCCATGAAGGACCTCGTGGCGATGAGGCCGGCGCCGTTCCTGTCCGAGATCACGGAGGAGGGCGCGGCCGAGGAGAGGGGTCTGGAGTACTACGCGCGCCGCCAGCGGCCGTTGGTTGAGCACTCCGGGCCGCTGGACCCGAGGGGCGCCGCCATCGAGCAGAGCAAGCTGGCCATGAAGCTGGAGAAGTGGAGGGTGGATCTGTCCCCGGACCACGGGGATCATGACGGTCGCGGCGGCGGCAAGTCAGGGAGGTGGCTGCGCCGGACCTCCTGCTTCGGCCGCCAGGAGAGCTGGGAAAGGTAACCGGTGATCAATCAATCAAAGCGGCCGGGTGGCATAGCTGGCAGGATGTGGGTAGTACAAGAGAGGTCGATTGCTTGCCAAATAAGTTCTTTTTTGCTCGCTATGAACAGTTTAATTTGTTGTTTTATTCTTATCACATCGTGTAGCACAAATAGCAAGAGGAAGAAATTTATTTTAGACCCTCGAATTACTTCAAATTAACTTTCGACCACAAAGAAAGTAAACCACCCACATCCCTTCTCCGAATCGGAATCGATTGATGCATGCCAACATAGTTCAGGGAAAGACATGATCGTTGTAGGTAGGCTCCAACTTATAGAAGCTAATATGTTTATTTAATTGATATTGGTTCTCTAATAATTAGAAAGGTACACTAGATTATAGTCCTTCCACCCGTTTCGGTCATCTCCCTTCAGCCTCCCACATAATATGTCCCTTTTCCTCTCTCCTTCGTTAGCCTTACATATTAGATGAGAATTTAGTAGGTTCTGGCGCCGAAACTTCACAATCCTGAAACAAGAACCGCAACAACTTCCTAGCCCTCTCAGAGCTCAGGCACATCCGGCCGTCCATTCCGGTAGCTTGTGCCCATTATGGTGGTGAGTTCTCTAACTCATAGGGGTGATTTGGTACCATCCATTGCCATCATCTCTACCCATTCCATCTTTTCCATTAAAAATTCATGACTTGTGTTCTTATGCTCCATTAACATTCATTTGAGGTTCTTGTTGAGAATGCCAATAACATGGTTCTTTTAGCTATGTTTGTTGGTGCctcctttcttttattttttgcaaATTTGTCCATTATAGGGCCTTACTCATGATGGACGAACTCCTTCACGTTTTAAATATGATGTGGATGTGATATGACTCTGCCCCACCATATCAATGCAAATCCCTAAGTTCTCCCACGATGAACCTGCCAACACCTATTTTCCTTAGACCTCTCCACTTGACATTACCAAGGATAGTTTGCTACCAAATGCATGGACCCTTTCTTGCTTAGGTGTATAGGAGTAAGCATGATAGAGGTGGCAAGTAGATGCACAATCAAGCGTCCAGAACTACCAGACTTGGCACAATGCTTCTCAAGCGCCAAGCACATTTGATACTATCGAACAAAGCCTCAAGAACAACAAGACCCACCCCCGAAACCATTGAGCCGGGCAGAGTGTGCTCTCGATGGCAAGCTACTTCTAGAACTTGAAAGAACCATATCCTTGACACTACCAAACACAAAACATGCCTCGGAGACTACATGCGTTGAGGACTATCGGGGTTAACCATTCGGTAGTACCAGACTTCGTTGCCTGCGTACGACCACCATGTGGCTCCACTGGATTGTAAGTTGCCTTTGGCATACTAAACGTAGGTTATGAGGATATAGACAATAAATACCCCTTCATCCCATCCTTAGGATTAGACCATGATTATCTCCTCCAAGTTTATGCGGTGCTCGCTGGGAGCAGTCTGAGGCCCTTTCCCACGAGTGGGTGACTACATCATGGGCCCATCTAAATGCTGGTTGAAACACTCTTGTGCGCACATTGCCTTATCCATCCGATCCTCTCCAATAGCTTCCTATAACCAACGACAGCGGCGGCTACACGAATAGCGAGGAGGATGGCGCACCCGTGCTTCGTTGCATCTGCCTGTTGCACGCCATCGGCCCACCACCCTCATCTAGCTAGCCCTTGATATGTCGCCGCCGCTCTGGACTTTATGTCATTCTGACTACTAGCTTCTCTCGAGGCCACCACACGCTTCTACACACTGGGCACGCATGATGTGCTTGACCTTGCTACCACTCATGGTTCTTGCTCCTTTGTTTTTCTATCGCAGAGCCCGCGTCATTGTCAACTGAATTCCCGCGGTCTATGAGTCGGCGCGTGCCCTCAATGCTTTGCTTCTACACCATGGCCCCCCTATTCTATCAATCATTGCTCGCTTTGCTCTTTGTTGTTGTCAGCAACCAGAAAGGGAAGGACTTGTGTTATATCCATCTCTTATCCCCTGCCATGGAGGATCTCCACACGATGAGGGCCTCCCAAGTGCAGCTTGTGGCACGTGAGGCCGGAGGAGGGCGATCAGTGGCTGAAGACGGAGGCAGCTTGGTCCTGCTCACTGACCATGGCGGCCCAACCCAGCCTTGCGTCACCACCAATTGCGACTTGGGTATTCAATTCAACCACATCCCTTTTCTCCCTCAATGTCAAACTCCTTCCTCTGCCGATAATCATTAACATGGGACCTTGGTACCTCACGAACTGTGGTGTCACATTCAGTGTGTTGTCCAGCTATTGTTCTCGTGATGGGTACCCCCTAGTAGATGCTTCTACGTGGACGGGAAGGGCCTCTAAACGCTCCATAGGATCAAGGGAACAACATCAACATCCACCAATTATTAGATGTTGACCTTGCACCTGTCTTTAGCCAACAATGTATTCATTTGTATGCCTGCCTCCATTCTTGGATGATTGCAGCGAGCTAGAAATTGAATATCCTTCATCTTAGTTTGGATTATTTGTTATCCGTCGAGGGAATCAGATAAAGACAAAGGTAATCGTGTGCATGTTTTATTGTCTTCTCCCTTTTGATATAATAAGGTTGTAATATGCTTGATCTTAGGAATGTGTGTCCTAGTCTCATTGTTTTAGAAATTGTGCATGCTGCTTTTGCACAAGATTTTGGTAAATTTACATTTTATAGTATTGCCTATCATCATTTTTGTGTGGTTCATTGTACATGTAGTTGACTGTAGAAGCTATTCAGGTGTGAGGTCACTGTTGATGGAATAGCACCAAACCAAACCATGTGTCTGTTATCATGTTGTGAATGCACCTGGTAATCAATTGCACATGGTGATACTTATATGTTTATTAACAATGCTTGTGCTAGTGAGACTACGTGCAAATATCTTCTTTGCTCTGTACATAGAGTGATGACTACGATAGAAGTTGAGCCTATGGTTCAAAAAATAGAGAGAAAACAAGCCCATCAGATTGGAGTTGGATGCTCAAGGCACTTAAGTGGGTACattagtggggagtaacttatactagtatgttactagtctatgttactacctttatagtgggtagtaacatatatgtagtgtcATGCACCACTTCATTTATTACTTTGTATTAGTATTTTACATTGGGAACCGCTATGTGATGGTAACATAttaggctggccatagtgggggtaacATAAGTAGTATCATATACTTGGGACTCGTAACATGCTTACGTGGCAGGGGATTAAAGAAGAGAGAGAAGATCATAGTAACATAGATAGATACCATAACATAATAAATGTGATGTTACTATGTgtcttgcatggcaataaatgagaccatctatgatactactttatgatactatgcactatggatatagtatcatacactagtatcatatgcatgatactaatatatgttactccccactatgaccagccttatgTTACTCTATTTGTCTCTCCATCCTCTTTAATTACTTGCAACATCActttttttgcttatgtggcattcATGTTCCTGTATTACTTCCACCACTAGCCTTACGACTCCCGACCCCATCCACCCACTATAGTTCTTTTATGAAAATCCTTCATTCAGAATGTCATTTAAATTAAAAACGGGAGGATCTCCATCCCAAACATAAAAGGAACTAGAATCAAAAGCATTTCTAGCTAGTTTATACGCCACTTTATTGACTTCCCTTAGGCAATGATGAATAGAGATTGTGCCAAGGCTCTGAACCACCTCACTGTAGTTATATATAAAACATAACATTCGCAATAACCACATCAAGTATTACGTACACTACAATTGTTATGTCAACGACCTTTCACAGATGTGTGCATAGTGACGATGCCCCTTATCCTCTTACTTAAAAAGAATGAATCTTAATTTGCACATGTATATCTTtcatatctaaatagctag containing:
- the LOC125512999 gene encoding uncharacterized protein LOC125512999 yields the protein MSAIVGHDDGSPPSPLHLLEVTVISAQDLHRRHRLSHRVRAYAVAWIDGTRKLRTEVDLAGGADPTWNDRFLFRVDAGFLKSETAAVVVEVRATRRFGSDVVLGRTGIVVSTFVRVHSSRLTAAPAVAVAPTGRQVAALQLRRPRSLRPQGVLNVAVTLLGAAQARAVAPIYHMPGSPDAFAMKDLVAMRPAPFLSEITEEGAAEERGLEYYARRQRPLVEHSGPLDPRGAAIEQSKLAMKLEKWRVDLSPDHGDHDGRGGGKSGRWLRRTSCFGRQESWER